Proteins found in one Herbiconiux sp. A18JL235 genomic segment:
- the uvrB gene encoding excinuclease ABC subunit UvrB: MEPTRSVHPFEVISEYEPSGDQPAAIAELAGRINAGETDVVLLGATGTGKSATTAWLIEQVQRPTLVLAHNKTLAAQLANEFRELMPNNAVEYFVSYYDYYQPEAYVPQTDTFIEKDSSINAEVERLRHSTTNSLLSRRDVVVVSTVSCIYGLGTPEQYLNAMMALQVGQRVDRDWLIRRFVSMQYQRNDVDFSRGNFRVRGDTIEIIPMYEELAIRIEMFGDEIEGLYALHPLTGDIVKKLDSVSVFPGSHYVADTNVMHRAIETIQTELHDRLAELEREGKLLEAQRLRMRTTFDLEMMQQIGFCSGIENYSRHIDGRMPGEAPHCLLDYFPDDFLVVIDESHVTVPQIGAMYEGDSSRKRTLVDHGFRLPSALDNRPLKWNEFKERVGQTVYLSATPGRYEMGIADGVVEQIIRPTGLVDPSLVIKPSKGQIDDLLEEIRLRAARDERVLVTTLTKKMAEELTDFLTEAGVRVRYLHSDVDTLRRVELLTELRAGVYDVLVGINLLREGLDLPEVSLVAILDADKEGFLRSSTSLIQTIGRAARNVSGEVHLYADRITDSMQLAIDETDRRREKQIAYNTANGIDPQPLRKRIADITEALAREGADTAALLNERSGRGKKSPTPNLRREGIAAQGANDLESIIADLNGQMLEAAAELKFELAARLRDEVSELKRELRQMEKAGHIA, translated from the coding sequence ATGGAACCCACCCGCTCCGTGCACCCCTTCGAGGTCATCAGTGAATACGAGCCGAGCGGCGATCAGCCGGCCGCCATCGCGGAGCTCGCGGGTCGCATCAACGCGGGTGAGACCGACGTCGTGCTGCTCGGTGCCACCGGTACCGGTAAATCGGCCACCACGGCCTGGCTCATCGAGCAGGTGCAGCGGCCCACGCTCGTGCTCGCGCACAACAAGACCCTGGCGGCGCAGCTGGCGAACGAGTTCCGCGAGCTGATGCCCAACAACGCGGTCGAGTACTTCGTGTCGTACTACGACTACTACCAGCCAGAGGCCTACGTGCCGCAGACCGACACCTTCATCGAGAAAGACTCCTCGATCAACGCGGAGGTCGAGCGTCTGCGCCACTCCACCACGAACTCGCTGCTCTCGCGGCGTGACGTCGTCGTGGTGTCGACCGTGTCGTGCATCTACGGCTTGGGCACGCCCGAGCAGTACCTCAACGCGATGATGGCGCTGCAGGTGGGCCAGCGGGTCGACCGCGACTGGCTCATCCGGCGCTTCGTGTCGATGCAGTACCAGCGCAACGACGTCGACTTCTCGCGCGGCAACTTCCGGGTGCGCGGCGACACCATCGAGATCATCCCGATGTACGAAGAGCTCGCCATCCGCATCGAGATGTTCGGCGACGAGATCGAGGGGCTGTACGCCCTGCATCCGCTCACCGGCGACATCGTGAAGAAGCTCGACAGCGTGTCGGTGTTCCCCGGGTCGCACTACGTCGCCGACACCAACGTGATGCACCGGGCCATCGAGACCATCCAGACCGAGCTGCACGACCGGCTCGCCGAGCTCGAACGCGAGGGCAAGCTGCTCGAGGCGCAGCGCCTGCGCATGCGCACCACCTTCGACCTCGAGATGATGCAGCAGATCGGCTTCTGCTCGGGCATCGAGAACTACTCGCGGCACATCGACGGGCGCATGCCGGGGGAGGCCCCGCACTGCCTGCTCGATTACTTCCCCGACGACTTCCTCGTCGTCATCGACGAGTCGCACGTGACCGTGCCGCAGATCGGTGCGATGTATGAGGGCGACTCGTCGCGCAAGCGCACCCTCGTCGACCACGGCTTCCGACTGCCGAGCGCGCTCGACAACCGGCCGCTGAAGTGGAACGAGTTCAAGGAGCGGGTGGGGCAGACGGTGTACCTGTCGGCGACGCCCGGCCGGTACGAGATGGGTATCGCCGACGGAGTCGTGGAGCAGATCATCCGCCCCACCGGTCTCGTCGACCCGTCGCTCGTCATCAAGCCCTCGAAGGGGCAGATCGACGATCTGCTCGAGGAGATCAGGCTTCGGGCGGCGCGCGACGAGCGCGTGCTGGTCACCACGCTCACGAAGAAGATGGCGGAGGAGCTCACCGACTTCCTCACCGAGGCCGGGGTGCGGGTGCGCTACCTGCACTCCGACGTCGACACACTCCGGCGGGTCGAGCTGCTCACCGAGCTGCGTGCGGGCGTCTACGACGTGCTGGTGGGCATCAACCTCTTGCGTGAGGGCCTCGACCTTCCCGAGGTGTCGCTGGTGGCCATCCTCGACGCCGACAAGGAAGGCTTCCTGCGCTCGTCGACCTCGCTCATCCAGACCATCGGACGTGCAGCTCGAAACGTCTCGGGCGAGGTGCACCTCTACGCCGACAGGATCACCGACTCGATGCAGCTCGCCATCGACGAGACCGATCGCCGTCGCGAGAAGCAGATCGCCTACAACACCGCCAACGGCATCGACCCGCAGCCGCTGCGCAAGCGCATCGCCGACATCACCGAGGCCCTCGCCCGCGAGGGCGCCGACACCGCAGCCCTCCTTAACGAGCGTTCGGGCCGGGGCAAGAAGAGCCCCACACCGAACCTCCGCCGCGAGGGCATTGCCGCACAGGGCGCCAACGACCTCGAGTCGATCATCGCCGACCTCAACGGCCAGATGCTCGAGGCCGCTGCCGAGCTCAAGTTCGAACTCGCCGCCCGCCTCCGCGACGAGGTCTCCGAACTCAAACGCGAACTCCGCCAAATGGAGAAGGCCGGCCACATCGCCTGA